Proteins encoded together in one Astatotilapia calliptera chromosome 7, fAstCal1.2, whole genome shotgun sequence window:
- the LOC113026222 gene encoding zona pellucida sperm-binding protein 3-like isoform X2, giving the protein MKHSKHMPDKMIRIFFCLVCGALAAARESNQILHPAANRFGNHRANQQVQRPAAVQQKEPPFLEPLSWRFPAEPTKDEPRFPPNFELRTPMAPESIKVICGENSIRVEAKRDLLGSGVLVQTTDVTLGGCAATEEDPKAQILIFESELHGCGSQLLMSEESFIYVFTLLYTPSPLGGSPIVRTIDVSVSIECHYRRKNDVSSDVLKPNWAPFSETKASEESLYFSLRLMTDNWQFPRSSTQFFLGDMMKFEASVEQFHHIPLRVTVDSCVATVVPNVDTVPRYAFLGNNGCMFDSQLTGSSSHFLPQSHKDKLQFELEAFRFQHGNSGVIYITCSLRATEAAANVNATNKACSFSSGGRPVVSIMPAPAVTQTAGQAQRAA; this is encoded by the exons atgaaacacagcaaacacatgCCTGACAAAATGATCCGAATCTTTTTTTGTCTCGTTTGTGGTGCTTTAGCAGCAGCTCGGGAGTCCAACCAGATCCTCCATCCTGCAGCCAACAGGTTTGGAAACCACAGAGCAAACCAGCAAGTCCAGAGACCAGCAG CTGTCCAACAGAAGGAACCACCTTTCCTTGAACCATTGTCTTGGAGATTTCCAGCGGAACCAACTAAAGATGAACCTCGTTTCCCTCCAAACTTTGAGTTGAGAACTCCAATGGCACCTGAAAGCATCAAAGTCATCTGTGGGGAAAACTCGATCAGAGTGGAAGCCAAGAGAGACCTGTTGGGGTCTGGTGTTCTGGTTCAGACTACAGATGTCACACTGGGAGGATGTGCTGCTACAGAGGAAGATCCTAAGGCTCAGATTCTAATCTTTGAGTCAGAGCTTCATGGCTGTGGCAGTCAGTTACTG ATGTCTGAGGAGTCATTCATTTATGTGTTCACACTGCTCTACACGCCCAGCCCTCTGGGGGGCAGTCCCATCGTCCGAACTATAGATGTCTCCGTCAGCATCGAGTGTCACTACCGGAG gaAGAATGATGTGAGCAGTGATGTGCTGAAGCCAAATTGGGCTCCTTTCAGTGAGACCAAAGCATCAGAGGAAAGTCTCTACTTCTCCCTCAGATTAATGACTG ATAACTGGCAGTTCCCTCGTTCAAGTACTCAGTTTTTTCTGGGAGACATGATGAAGTTTGAAGCTTCAGTTGAACAGTTTCACCACATCCCTCTCAGAGTAACTGTAGACAGCTGTGTGGCAACTGTGGTCCCAAACGTGGACACTGTCCCTCGATACGCATTCTTGGGAAATAATGG GTGTATGTTTGACAGTCAGCTGACAGGATCCAGCTCTCACTTCCTGCCTCAGTCTCACAAAGACAAACTACAATTTGAGTTGGAGGCCTTCAGGTTCCAGCACGGAAACAGTGGTGTG ATATACATTACCTGCAGCCTGAGGGCCACGGAAGCTGCTGCAAATGTCAATGCCACCAACAAAGCCTGTTCATTCTCCA GTGGAGGGAGGCCAGTGGTATCCATCATGCCTGCTCCTGCTGTGACACAGACTGCAGGGCAGGCACAAAGAGCAGCCTGA
- the LOC113026222 gene encoding zona pellucida sperm-binding protein 3-like isoform X1 gives MKHSKHMPDKMIRIFFCLVCGALAAARESNQILHPAANRFGNHRANQQVQRPAAVQQKEPPFLEPLSWRFPAEPTKDEPRFPPNFELRTPMAPESIKVICGENSIRVEAKRDLLGSGVLVQTTDVTLGGCAATEEDPKAQILIFESELHGCGSQLLMSEESFIYVFTLLYTPSPLGGSPIVRTIDVSVSIECHYRRKNDVSSDVLKPNWAPFSETKASEESLYFSLRLMTDNWQFPRSSTQFFLGDMMKFEASVEQFHHIPLRVTVDSCVATVVPNVDTVPRYAFLGNNGCMFDSQLTGSSSHFLPQSHKDKLQFELEAFRFQHGNSGVIYITCSLRATEAAANVNATNKACSFSSGWREASGIHHACSCCDTDCRAGTKSSLTVKGTKWEQEMAVGPITVKEKPLR, from the exons atgaaacacagcaaacacatgCCTGACAAAATGATCCGAATCTTTTTTTGTCTCGTTTGTGGTGCTTTAGCAGCAGCTCGGGAGTCCAACCAGATCCTCCATCCTGCAGCCAACAGGTTTGGAAACCACAGAGCAAACCAGCAAGTCCAGAGACCAGCAG CTGTCCAACAGAAGGAACCACCTTTCCTTGAACCATTGTCTTGGAGATTTCCAGCGGAACCAACTAAAGATGAACCTCGTTTCCCTCCAAACTTTGAGTTGAGAACTCCAATGGCACCTGAAAGCATCAAAGTCATCTGTGGGGAAAACTCGATCAGAGTGGAAGCCAAGAGAGACCTGTTGGGGTCTGGTGTTCTGGTTCAGACTACAGATGTCACACTGGGAGGATGTGCTGCTACAGAGGAAGATCCTAAGGCTCAGATTCTAATCTTTGAGTCAGAGCTTCATGGCTGTGGCAGTCAGTTACTG ATGTCTGAGGAGTCATTCATTTATGTGTTCACACTGCTCTACACGCCCAGCCCTCTGGGGGGCAGTCCCATCGTCCGAACTATAGATGTCTCCGTCAGCATCGAGTGTCACTACCGGAG gaAGAATGATGTGAGCAGTGATGTGCTGAAGCCAAATTGGGCTCCTTTCAGTGAGACCAAAGCATCAGAGGAAAGTCTCTACTTCTCCCTCAGATTAATGACTG ATAACTGGCAGTTCCCTCGTTCAAGTACTCAGTTTTTTCTGGGAGACATGATGAAGTTTGAAGCTTCAGTTGAACAGTTTCACCACATCCCTCTCAGAGTAACTGTAGACAGCTGTGTGGCAACTGTGGTCCCAAACGTGGACACTGTCCCTCGATACGCATTCTTGGGAAATAATGG GTGTATGTTTGACAGTCAGCTGACAGGATCCAGCTCTCACTTCCTGCCTCAGTCTCACAAAGACAAACTACAATTTGAGTTGGAGGCCTTCAGGTTCCAGCACGGAAACAGTGGTGTG ATATACATTACCTGCAGCCTGAGGGCCACGGAAGCTGCTGCAAATGTCAATGCCACCAACAAAGCCTGTTCATTCTCCAGTGG GTGGAGGGAGGCCAGTGGTATCCATCATGCCTGCTCCTGCTGTGACACAGACTGCAGGGCAGGCACAAAGAGCAGCCTGACTGTAAAGG GTACaaagtgggaacaggaaatggctGTTGGACCAATCACAGTAAAGGAGAAACCTCTAAGATGA